A portion of the Lolium rigidum isolate FL_2022 chromosome 1, APGP_CSIRO_Lrig_0.1, whole genome shotgun sequence genome contains these proteins:
- the LOC124683132 gene encoding BTB/POZ and MATH domain-containing protein 1-like codes for MAATTISSCTTQMVRGAHRFKICQYSYGNVGADVNADGFIRSSTFRVGGFDWAILYYPHGYGDDSEGFISVFVEFMSKYDGATALVDLRLINQVTGEPKSWCSFFREDEDPIRFKSDSFEEATWGKERFIRREALEDSVYVRDNCLVIECVITVLGELRVSETKALCEVHVPPPNALQHFGKMLEDTSTTDVTFKVEQETFAAHRAVLAARSSVFQKQLSEPMKKKSHITINRMEPTVFKALLHFIYTDSLPKMDDLDRDENNAVLQSLLAAADQYDLERLKLMCARILCTDLDVENVAGVLWLADKYNCHKLKEACVDFMDSSNRIDAVVASQGYQLLKRSSPCPLTDAWEKRSRARISFR; via the coding sequence ATGGCGGCGACCACCATATCGTCCTGCACAACGCAGATGGTGCGAGGCGCGCACCGATTCAAGATCTGCCAGTACAGCTACGGGAATGTTGGTGCGGACGTTAACGCCGATGGTTTCATCCGTTCCAGCACATTCAGGGTTGGGGGATTTGACTGGGCTATCTTATACTACCCGCATGGTTACGGGGATGACAGCGAGGGATTCATATCGGTTTTCGTTGAGTTTATGAGCAAGTATGATGGGGCGACGGCGCTCGTTGACCTGAGGCTGATCAATCAAGTCACCGGAGAGCCCAAGTCGTGGTGTTCATTCTTCAGAGAGGATGAGGATCCGATTCGGTTCAAGTCTGACAGTTTTGAAGAGGCTACATGGGGAAAAGAGAGGTTTATAAGAAGGGAGGCATTGGAGGATTCAGTGTATGTCCGAGATAACTGCCTTGTGATTGAATGTGTCATCACTGTTTTAGGCGAATTAAGGGTGTCTGAAACCAAAGCCTTATGTGAAGTTCATGTGCCTCCGCCTAACGCGCTACAGCATTTTGGGAAGATGTTGGAGGACACGTCTACAACAGATGTGACCTTCAAAGTTGAACAAGAAACATTTGCTGCACACAGGGCAGTGCTTGCTGCAAGGTCATCGGTCTTCCAGAAGCAGCTCAGTGAACCCATGAAGAAGAAGAGCCACATAACCATCAATCGCATGGAACCGACAGTTTTCAAGGCTCTGCTCCATTTCATTTACACTGATTCCTTGCCTAAGATGGATGATCTCGATAGAGATGAAAATAATGCTGTGCTCCAGAGTCTACTTGCAGCTGCGGATCAGTATGATTTAGAGAGGTTGAAGCTTATGTGTGCACGCATTTTGTGCACGGACCTTGATGTGGAGAATGTGGCTGGTGTGCTGTGGCTGGCTGATAAGTACAACTGCCACAAGCTTAAAGAAGCTTGCGTCGATTTTATGGATTCTTCCAACAGAATCGATGCTGTGGTGGCAAGTCAAGGGTACCAGCTTTTGAAAAGAAGTTCTCCCTGTCCATTAACAGATGCTTGGGAGAAGAGGAGCCGTGCTCGCATAAGCTTTCGTTAG
- the LOC124689813 gene encoding wall-associated receptor kinase 5-like, whose protein sequence is MAFNTLAAAAAVVFVIALQPAFDLAGSVGALVPPGNCTRECGGVEIPYPFGIDIEDGCQIAENQTRQGFKLACRDKGIRGKRLYYINQEVLDISLQHGQVRWLNNISSYCYNATTGLMETKSPPSNMDLQGAIFRLSDTANKFTVIGCKTLAYIGDTDDVSSYTAVCGATCKGGNLSLVMDGACEGIGCCRTAIPRGLENYRVWFDQNFSTKGMGGSCSYAALVEASNFTFSASYLTSSAFMDAYGGQAPVVVDWAIGTLAGETCESARTKQSSYACVSDNSVCVDSPIGQGYICNCSKGYQGNPYLQYGCKDVDECLDKRNCDGTCHNTIGDFICCPQRTKYDPSRMQCISTKHQNIIIGVTIGLGVGLGMLLVGLCGIFLFYKWKRRIKKQQGKMYFRKNHGLLLEQLILSDENASDKTMIFSLEELEKATNNFDETRIVGRGGHGMVYKGILSDQRVVAIKKSKLVEEAEINQFINEVVILSQINHRNIVKLFGCCLETEVPLLVSDFIPNGSLFDVLHGESVTRLSLSWDDCLRIALEAAGALCYLHTSASISVFHRDVKTSNILLDGNYTAKVSDFGASRTVPIHQTHVTTNIQGTFGYLDPEYYHTRQLNEKSDVYSFGVVLIELLTRKEPVFLSNAGGEYYQNLSIYFISEIKVRPVREVVATQVLEEANEDEINTIASLAEMCLRLQGEERPTMKQVESTLQYLRKKRLTSCKIIEENDEETQPFVSSYQPLDIHMADKGHSESSSTFFSVE, encoded by the exons ATGGCTTTCAATACCTTAGCAGCAGCTGCTGCAGTCGTGTTCGTCATAGCGCTCCAGCCGGCGTTTGACCTCGCCGGCAGCGTTGGAGCGTTGGTGCCGCCGGGCAACTGCACTCGGGAATGCGGGGGAGTGGAGATCCCTTACCCGTTTGGCATCGACATCGAGGATGGGTGCCAAATCGCCGAGAACCAGACCCGTCAAGGGTTCAAGCTTGCCTGCCGAGACAAGGGGATCCGTGGCAAGAGGCTATACTACATCAACCAGGAGGTGCTGGACATCTCGCTGCAGCATGGCCAGGTCCGGTGGCTGAATAACATCTCCTCTTACTGCTACAACGCCACCACCGGGCTTATGGAGACCAAGAGCCCACCGTCGAACATGGACCTGCAAGGCGCCATCTTCAGGCTCTCCGACACCGCCAACAAGTTCACCGTGATCGGGTGCAAGACGCTGGCGTACATCGGCGACACCGACGACGTTAGCTCCTACACGGCCGTGTGCGGCGCCACGTGCAAGGGCGGCAACCTTTCTTTGGTGATGGACGGCGCCTGCGAGGGGATAGGTTGCTGCCGGACGGCGATCCCCAGGGGGCTGGAGAACTACCGGGTGTGGTTTGACCAGAACTTCAGCACCAAGGGGATGGGCGGCAGCTGTAGCTACGCGGCCCTGGTTGAGGCGTCCAACTTCACCTTCTCGGCGAGCTACCTTACTTCATCAGCGTTCATGGACGCCTACGGTGGGCAGGCGCCGGTGGTGGTGGATTGGGCTATTGGTACCCTGGCTGGGGAGACGTGCGAGTCAGCCCGCACCAAGCAGAGCTCGTACGCTTGCGTTAGCGACAACAGCGTGTGCGTTGACTCGCCCATTGGACAAGGCTACATCTGCAACTGTTCGAAAGGATACCAAGGAAATCCATACCTTCAATACGGATGCAAAG ATGTTGACGAGTGTCTTGATAAAAGAAATTGTGATGGGACATGCCACAATACCATCGGAGACTTCATTTGTTGTCCTCAGAGAACAAAATATGATCCAAGCAGAATGCAGTGCATCTCAACCAAACATCAAAATATTATCATAGG cgttACGATTGGACTGGGTGTTGGCTTGGGAATGCTGCTTGTTGGTTTGTGTGGGATATTCCTCTTCTATAAATGGAAAAGACGTATCAAAAAACAACAAGGAAAGATGTATTTCCGGAAAAACCATGGTCTTCTACTGGAACAACTCATATTATCGGATGAAAATGCAAGTGACAAGACAATGATTTTCTCCTTAGAAGAGTTGGAGAAGGCAACAAACAACTTTGATGAAACTCGTATTGTAGGACGTGGAGGACACGGAATGGTATACAAAGGCATCTTATCTGACCAACGCGTGGTGGCTATAAAAAAATCGAAACTTGTTGAGGAAGCTGAGATCAATCAGTTTATTAATGAGGTTGTCATTCTGTCCCAAATAAATCATCGAAATATAGTGAAGCTCTTTGGATGCTGTCTTGAAACAGAGGTGCCCCTCTTAGTGTCTGATTTTATCCCTAATGGCTCTTTATTTGACGTTCTGCATGGTGAGTCGGTTACTAGGCTGTCTTTATCTTGGGACGATTGTTTGAGGATCGCCCTAGAAGCTGCTGGAGCACTATGTTATCTACATACATCTGCTTCGATATCAGTTTTTCATCGCGATGTGAAGACATCTAATATATTGTTAGATGGGAATTACACTGCTAAAGTTTCAGATTTTGGCGCTTCAAGAACAGTTCCTATTCACCAAACCCATGTGACAACAAATATACAAGGAACATTTGGATACTTGGATCCAGAATATTATCATACTCGGCAATTAAATGAGAAAAGTGATGTGTATAGTTTTGGTGTGGTGCTCATAGAGTTGCTTACAAGAAAGGAGCCTGTTTTCTTAAGCAATGCAGGTGGAGAATACTATCAGAACTTGTCCATTTACTTCATTTCAGAGATCAAAGTGAGACCAGTAAGAGAGGTGGTGGCTACTCAAGTTCTTGAAGAAGCAAATGAGGATGAAATCAATACCATTGCCTCTCTTGCCGAGATGTGTCTGCGTCTCCAGGGAGAAGAAAGGCCTACTATGAAGCAAGTGGAGAGTACATTACAATACCTGCGAAAAAAAAGGTTGACCTCTTGTAAAATTATTGAAGAAAACGACGAAGAAACCCAACCATTTGTCAGTAGTTATCAACCTCTTGACATTCATATGGCCGACAAGGGTCATTCAGAGTCATCTAGTACTTTCTTCAGTGTGGAGTGA
- the LOC124689802 gene encoding BTB/POZ and MATH domain-containing protein 2-like, whose translation MTSTTESSCTTQTVQGTHRFQICQFSYGNVGDNDYIRSGTFSVGGFDWVIVYCPDGDGVDGEEYISVYLELMSKYAEASALVDLRLINQVTGEACTICAENEVPNQFRSSSFEEATWGREKFISKRALKDSVYLKDNCLVIECVVTVVNELRVSGNKAFYEIEVPPPNALEHFGKMLKDASRADVTFKVRGETFPAHRAVLSARSPVFKEQLSEPMKENKMQHVTIDRMEPAVFEALLHFVYTDSLPTMDDLDRDEKDAVVQHLLVAAVQYGLERLKLMCERILCMSLDVKNVAVILRLADRHNCWKLKEACVDFLVPSERIDDVMKTHDYETMKLFSPSPLADVWEKSRRSRRSSP comes from the coding sequence ATGACATCAACCACAGAATCTTCATGCACAACTCAGACGGTGCAAGGCACACACCGGTTCCAGATCTGCCAGTTCAGCTACGGGAATGTTGGTGACAATGACTACATCCGCTCCGGCACCTTCAGTGTGGGGGGATTCGACTGGGTTATCGTGTACTGCCCAgacggcgatggcgtcgatggtgaGGAATACATATCGGTTTACCTGGAGTTGATGAGCAAGTATGCGGAGGCTTCGGCGCTCGTGGACCTGAGACTGATCAACCAGGTCACTGGAGAGGCGTGCACGATATGCGCGGAGAATGAGGTGCCAAACCAGTTCAGGTCTAGCAGCTTTGAAGAGGCTACCTGGGGGAGGGAAAAATTTATCAGCAAGCGTGCTTTGAAAGATTCGGTGTATCTTAAAGATAACtgccttgttattgaatgtgtcgtTACCGTGGTGAATGAACTTAGGGTGTCTGGAAACAAAGCATTCTATGAAATTGAAGTCCCTCCCCCAAATGCACTAGAGCATTTTGGCAAGATGCTCAAGGATGCGTCCAGGGCAGATGTGACCTTCAAGGTTCGAGGAGAAACGTTTCCTGCCCACAGGGCAGTGCTTTCTGCCCGGTCGCCGGTTTTCAAAGAGCAGCTCAGTGAACCCATGAAGGAGAACAAGATGCAGCATGTAACTATCGATCGCATGGAACCGGCGGTTTTCGAGGCTCTGCTCCATTTTGTTTACACTGATTCCTTGCCTACAATGGATGATCTTGACAGAGATGAAAAAGATGCAGTGGTCCAGCATCTACTTGTAGCAGCGGTTCAGTATGGTCTAGAGAGGCTGAAGCTCATGTGTGAACGCATCTTGTGTATGAGCCTTGATGTCAAGAATGTGGCTGTTATACTGCGTCTAGCTGATCGACATAACTGCTGGAAACTCAAAGAAGCCTGCGTCGATTTTTTGGTTCCTTCGGAGAGAATCGATGATGTGATGAAAACCCATGACTATGAGACTATGAAGTTGTTTTCTCCTTCTCCATTAGCAGATGTGTGGGAGAAGAGTCGTCGCTCCCGCAGAAGTTCCCCTTAG